A window from Hemibagrus wyckioides isolate EC202008001 linkage group LG19, SWU_Hwy_1.0, whole genome shotgun sequence encodes these proteins:
- the rerg gene encoding ras-related and estrogen-regulated growth inhibitor, translating to MAKSPEVKVAVFGRAGVGKSALVVRLLTNRFIWEYDPTLESTYRHQASIDDETVSMEILDTAGQEDLLQKEGHMRWGDGFVLVYDITDRSSFEDVAPLRSLLEEVRKPRHVPLVLVGNKADLEHARQVATEEGERLAADMACAFYECSACSGTAGTSGTAGTVAEAFHELCREVRRRRAVQGKSRRRSSTTHVKQAINKMLTKISS from the exons CGTTGGTGGTGAGGCTCCTGACCAATCGTTTCATCTGGGAGTATGACCCTACGCTAG agtctACATACAGACATCAAGCCAGTATCGATGATGAGACGGTCAGCATGGAGATTCTGGACACAGCTGGACAG GAAGACTTGCTGCAGAAGGAGGGTCACATGCGCTGGGGTGATGGATTCGTTCTGGTTTATGACATCACCGACCGCAGCAGTTTTGAGGACGTGGCTCCGCTGCGCAGTCTGCTTGAGGAGGTGAGGAAGCCACGCCACGTGCCCCTGGTGCTAGTGGGCAACAAAGCCGACCTGGAGCACGCGCGCCAAGTGGCCACAGAGGAGGGCGAACGTCTGGCCGCCGACATGGCGTGTGCTTTCTACGAGTGCTCGGCATGTTCAGGCACAGCGGGCACCTCAGGCACCGCAGGCACCGTGGCCGAGGCTTTCCACGAGCTGTGCCGCGAAGTGCGTCGTCGCCGTGCTGTCCAGGGCAAAAGCCGGCGCCGTAGCTCCACCACTCACGTCAAACAGGCCATCAATAAGATGCTCACTAAGATCAGCAGCTAG